The Malus domestica chromosome 10, GDT2T_hap1 genome contains a region encoding:
- the LOC103431766 gene encoding extra-large guanine nucleotide-binding protein 1-like → MVSGNLEAIFPAPTREYAPFVEDLWKDPAIQATYDRRNEIQTLPRPAAYFLYRAVEISRTDYEPSDMDILYAEGITSSNSLTSMEFSIPQSAGNSNLDPPYQHDPSLRYQLIRVHQSSLGGNCKLVEMFEDVNMVAFGVSLTDYDEFSTDVNGVSINKRMAIKC, encoded by the exons ATGGTATCTGGTAATCTGGAAGCCATATTTCCAGCACCTACTCGTGAATATGCACCATTTGTTGAGGATTTGTGGAAGGATCCTGCTATTCAAGCCACATACGACCGGAGGAATGAAATACAAACGCTGCCCAGACCAGCTGCATATTTTCTTTATCGG GCTGTTGAGATTTCAAGGACAGATTATGAACCCTCAGACATGGACATCTTGTATGCTGAGGGAATCACCTCATCCAATAGCCTTACGAGCATGGAATTTTCCATTCCCCAATCAGCAGGAAATAGCAATCTGGACCCTCCTTACCAGCATGACCCTTCGTTAAG ATACCAACTAATTAGAGTGCATCAGAGCAGCCTTGGAGGAAACTGCAAGTTGGTCGAGATGTTTGAAGATGTTAATATGGTCGCATTTGGTGTTTCATTGACAGACTACGATGAGTTTTCTACAGATGTTAATGGGGTTTCCATAAACAAGAGGATGGCAATTAAGTGTTGA